A genomic segment from Yimella sp. cx-51 encodes:
- a CDS encoding DUF3263 domain-containing protein: MSAAQEAAAPIGAQLSERDQRILELERDWFRAQGSKEDAIRERLGMSSTAYYQALNALIDNPVALKADPLLVKRLRRLRASRMRQRNARRFGFDN; encoded by the coding sequence ATGAGCGCCGCACAGGAGGCTGCCGCACCGATCGGTGCACAGCTGTCGGAGCGGGATCAGCGCATCCTCGAGCTCGAGCGCGACTGGTTTCGCGCGCAGGGTTCCAAGGAGGACGCGATCCGCGAGCGTCTGGGGATGAGCTCAACCGCCTACTACCAGGCGCTCAACGCGCTGATCGACAATCCCGTCGCGCTTAAGGCCGACCCGCTGCTGGTCAAGCGACTTCGCCGGCTCCGCGCGAGTCGTATGCGGCAGCGCAACGCCCGCCGCTTCGGTTTCGACAACTGA